The Brassica napus cultivar Da-Ae chromosome C7, Da-Ae, whole genome shotgun sequence genome has a segment encoding these proteins:
- the LOC106411968 gene encoding farnesoic acid carboxyl-O-methyltransferase, translating into MAPTYTMAGSKGPNSYSQHSTYQRALLEVAKEKINEAISTKLNVNSASNRFNIADFGCSTGPNTFLAVQNIIDAVEEKYRKESQQNPDNNIEFQVLFNDHFKNDFNTLFQTLPPTKKYFVAGVPGSFFSRVLPRDSLHVGHCSYSLHWLSQVPKGIADRNSPAWNKDIHCTGFSEGVAEAYHDQFKIDMGSFLRARGEELVSGGLLFLLGSCLPDGIKMSETMKGMLLDFMGNCLHDVAKEGLIDQEELDSLNFPIYPAHVAEFKSVIEDSGCFTTEAFERISHANEELPLDPEFLVTSHKITFGGILETRFGKEAMEKTMERIEEKCQDILPQLANAKSGMQYFIMLRKN; encoded by the exons atggCTCCTACGTACACGATGGCCGGAAGCAAGGGTCCAAACAGCTATAGTCAGCACTCAACGTATCAG AGAGCGTTACTTGAAGTCGCAAAGGAAAAGATCAATGAAGCTATCTCGACCAAACTCAACGTCAACTCAGCTTCCAATCGCTTTAACATAGCGGATTTCGGTTGTTCCACTGGACCTAATACTTTTCTTGCAGTACAAAACATAATAGATGCTGTGGAAGAAAAGTATCGCAAGGAATCTCAGCAAAATCCGGACAATAACATTGAGTTCCAAGTTCTCTTTAACGATCACTTCAAGAATGATTTCAACACTCTTTTTCAAACACTCCCTCCGACCAAAAAATACTTTGTTGCTGGAGTTCCGGGTTCTTTTTTTAGTCGTGTTCTTCCTCGAGACAGTCTCCATGTGGGACATTGTTCTTATTCGCTTCATTGGTTGTCCCAAGTTCCTAAAGGGATCGCGGATAGAAACTCTCCAGCATGGAACAAGGACATTCATTGCACTGGATTCTCGGAAGGGGTCGCGGAAGCGTACCATGATCAGTTCAAGATCGACATGGGAAGTTTCTTGAGAGCAAGAGGAGAAGAACTTGTCTCAGGGGGCTTGCTATTTCTTCTTGGATCATGTCTACCTGATGGAATTAAAATGTCTGAAACAATGAAAGGAATGCTTCTTGATTTCATGGGAAATTGCCTCCATGATGTGGCtaaagag GGGCTAATTGACCAAGAAGAGCTAGACTCTCTCAATTTCCCAATCTATCCGGCACATGTTGCGGAATTCAAGAGTGTCATTGAGGACAGTGGGTGTTTCACGACAGAAGCGTTTGAGAGAATTAGTCATGCGAATGAAGAACTTCCCTTGGACCCAGAGTTCTTGGTAACCTCACACAAAATTACATTTGGAGGAATTCTTGAGACGCGGTTTGGTAAAGAAGCAATGGAGAAGACAATGGAGCGCATTGAGGAAAAGTGTCAAGATATACTTCCGCAACTTGCGAATGCCAAATCCGGAATGCAATATTTCATTATGCTTCGAAAGAATTGA
- the LOC106423246 gene encoding beta-galactosidase 13, which produces MRIHSSNHPWFLLAILVVLLSFSGALSSTHKEKTTSKNPKKEVTYDGTSLIINGKRELLYSGSIHYPRSTPDMWPKVIKRAKQGGLNTIQTYVFWNVHEPVQGKFNFSGRADLVKFIKLIEKNGMYVTLRPGPFIQAEWNHGGLPYWLREVPGIFFRTDNKPFKEHTERYVKVILDKMKQEKLFASQGGPIILGQIENEYSAVERAYKEDGVNYIKWAAKLVDSMNLGIPWVMCKQNNAPDPMINACNGRHCGDTFPGPNKKNKPSLWTENWTTQFRVFGDPPAHRSVEDIAYSVARFFSKNGSHVNYYMYHGGTNFGRTSAHYVTTRYYDDAPLDEFGLEREPKYGHLKLLHNALNLCKKALLWGHSRTEKPGKDTEIRYYEQPGTKVCAAFLANNNTEAAETIKFKGKEYVIPPRSISILPDCKTVVYSTAEVISQHTSRNYVKSKKANKKFDFKLFTETVPSELKGESFIPVELYGLTEDVTDYGWYTTNFKTDDNDLKKKGGKTTLRIASLGHALHVWLNGEYLGNGHGSHEEKSFVFQKQVSLKEGENHLTMLGVLTGFPDSGSYLEHRYTGPRSVSILGLSSGPLDLTEKNKWGNKVGMEGEKLGIHAEKGLKKVKWQKFSAKAPGLTWYQTRFDAPESKSSVAIRMNGMGKGLIWVNGEGVGRYWMSFLSPLKNPTQVEYHIPRSFLKPKKNLLVIFEEEPNVKPELIDFVIINRDTVCSYIGENYTPSVRHWTKKNDKVQAITDDVFLTANLKCSGTKKIAAVEFASFGNPNGTCGNFTLGSCNAPASKQVIEKYCLGKSECDIPVNKSTFQQDKKDSCPKVVKMLAVQVKCGRTKKNKESGI; this is translated from the exons ATGAGAATACATTCCTCTAATCATCCATGGTTTTTACTAGCCATCCTCGTGgttctcctctctttctctggAGCTCTCTCAAGCACACACAAAGAGAAGACAACCTCAAAGAATCCGAAGAAAGAAGTAACTTATGATGGAACGTCATTAATAATCAATGGAAAGAGAGAGTTACTTTACTCTGGCTCCATACATTACCCTCGTAGCACTCCTGAT ATGTGGCCGAAGGTCATCAAGAGAGCAAAACAAGGCGGTTTGAATACGATTCAGACATATGTTTTTTGGAATGTTCATGAGCCTGTGCAGGGGAAG TTCAATTTTTCGGGTAGAGCCGATTTAGTGAAGTTCATTAAACTGATCGAGAAGAATGGTATGTATGTAACGTTGAGGCCTGGACCTTTTATTCAGGCTGAATGGAATCATGG AGGACTTCCTTACTGGCTAAGAGAAGTTCCCGGGATCTTCTTCCGTACCGACAACAAACCATTCAag GAACATACAGAGAGGTATGTGAAGGTGATACTTGATAAGATGAAGCAAGAGAAGCTTTTTGCTTCACAAGGAGGCCCCATTATTTTAGGACAG ATAGAGAACGAATATAGCGCGGTTGAACGTGCATATAAAGAAGATGGAGTAAACTACATTAAGTGGGCAGCTAAATTAGTAGATTCTATGAATTTGGGGATCCCATGGGTTATGTGTAAGCAAAATAATGCTCCTGATCCTATG ATCAATGCTTGCAATGGAAGACATTGTGGTGATACATTCCCTGGTCCCAACAAAAAGAACAAGCCATCTTTATGGACAGAGAATTGGACTACACA GTTTCGAGTTTTTGGCGATCCGCCAGCCCACAGATCTGTAGAAGACATCGCCTATTCTGTTGCTCGGTTCTTTTCCAAGAACGGAAGCCATGTTAACTACTACATG TATCATGGAGGTACTAACTTTGGAAGAACCTCTGCACATTATGTAACCACTCGTTACTATGATGATGCACCTCTTGATGAATTCG GATTGGAAAGGGAGCCTAAATACGGTCATCTAAAACTTCTTCACAACGCGCTTAACTTATGCAAGAAGGCACTTCTATGGGGCCATTCCCGAACTGAGAAGCCTGGCAAAGACACAGAG ATACGGTACTACGAGCAGCCTGGAACGAAAGTTTGTGCGGCGTTTCTAGCTAACAATAACACAGAAGCTGCAGAAACAATCAAATTCAAGGGCAAGGAATATGTTATACCGCCTCGCTCCATCAGTATTCTCCCGGACTGCAAAACTGTTGTTTACAGCACAGCGGAG GTCATCTCTCAGCACACTTCTAGGAACTATGTGAAGTCGAAGAAGGCTAATAAGAAGTTTGATTTTAAGTTGTTCACCGAGACAGTTCCTAGTGAGCTTAAAGGTGAATCTTTTATCCCCGTTGAGCTCTATGGCTTGACGGAAGACGTGACTGATTACGGATGGTACACAACAAA CTTCAAGACAGATGACAATGACCTTAAGAAGAAAGGAGGTAAGACTACTTTGAGAATTGCAAGTCTTGGACACGCGTTGCATGTCTGGCTTAATGGAGAATACCTTG GAAACGGACATGGTAGCCATGAAGAGAAGAGTTTTGTTTTTCAGAAGCAGGTTTCTCTAAAAGAAGGAGAGAACCACCTAACTATGTTAGGCGTTTTAACAGGATTTCCG GACAGTGGATCTTATTTGGAGCATAGATACACAGGTCCGCGTAGTGTTTCCATCTTAGGCCTCAGCTCTGGACCACTTGATCTCACCGAGAAAAACAAATGGGGAAACAAG GTGGGTATGGAAGGCGAAAAGCTCGGTATCCACGCCGAGAAAGGATTAAAGAAGGTTAAATGGCAGAAATTCTCAGCAAAAGCACCAGGGCTTACATGGTACCAG ACACGCTTTGATGCGCCAGAGAGCAAAAGCTCAGTAGCAATTAGGATGAATGGAATGGGGAAAGGTTTGATTTGGGTGAATGGAGAAGGTGTTGGTAGATATTGGATGTCGTTTTTATCGCCTTTAAAAAATCCTACGCAAGTAGAGTATCATATACCTAGGTCTTTCTTGAAGCCCAAGAAAAATCTTCTGGTTATATTTGAGGAAGAACCAAATGTGAAACCAGAGCTTATCGACTTTGTCATCATTAACAGAGACACTGTGTGTTCTTACATCGGAGAAAACTACACTCCTAGTGTACGACACTGGACCAAGAAAAATGACAAAGTCCAAGCCATCACTGATGATGTTTTTCTCACGGCTAATCTCAAGTGTTCCGGTACTAAGAAGATCGCCGCTGTGGAATTTGCTAGCTTCGGAAACCCAAATGGGACTTGTGGAAATTTCACCCTTGGATCTTGTAATGCTCCTGCCTCTAAGCAAGTCATCGAGAAG TATTGTTTGGGTAAATCGGAGTGTGACATTCCGGTGAACAAGAGCACATTCCAGCAAGATAAAAAGGATTCATGCCCCAAAGTCGTGAAGATGCTTGCGGTGCAAGTCAAGTGCGGTCGCACCAAGAagaacaaagaatcaggaataTAA